CATTCGTGAGAGGCGAGTGCAGGTGTCGTTGGGTATCGATTCTGCCTGTTTTTGAAGATAGATGGATTGAGGAAAAAGACCATGAAAAAAACGATTAGCTTTGCAGACTTAACCCATACAGGTCAGTTGATCGCGTCGAACACGTTTCCCTATGGCGCTTCTCTCATCGCAGAGTATATTCAGCAGGAAATCCCCGATTATTTTGAATCGTTCGTCTGTAAGTATCCCGAAGATCTCAGCCAATATCTTGATCACGTCATACCTGATTTGGCGTGCTTCTCGAATTACTCGTGGAACTTTTCCTTAGCGTACGAATTTTGTACGCGAATCAAAGAACATTCTCCGGATACGATCACAATTTTCGGAGGACCGAATTTTCCGATCTCCAACGAAGAACAAGCAGAATTTTTACTCGATCATCCGAATATTGATTTTTATATCCAATTTGAAGGCGAACAGGCTATGGTCTCTCTCTTGCAGGAGCTGAAAGCCTGTGATTGGGATTGTAAGAGATTTAAGAGGACGAGAACAAAACTCTCCAATACGCATTATCGAATTGATGACACAGTCATTCATGGAGAACTCGGACCAAGGATTGCCAAGCTTGGAGATATTCCCTCTCCGTATTTGAGTGGGCGGTGTGACAAGTTTTTCGATGGTGTGCTCATTCCGATGTTGCAGACGAATCGAGGATGTCCCTTTCTTTGTACATTTTGTACTGAAGGGCAATCGTTCTACAACAAGGTGAATAAGTATAGCCGGGAACGAATATTCCGCGACCTGGATTACATTGCCGAACGTGTGACCGTTCCTGACCTCTATATTGTTGATTCGAATTTTGGCATGTTCAAAGAAGATTTAGAGGTATGCCGGTATATCTCAGATCTTCAGAAAACATATGGTTGGCCCAAGTACCTGCATGTTTCAACGGGAAAAAATAATAAGGAGTTGGTGCTAGAGGCGGCTTCAATTTTGGATGGAGCGATGAGTTTTTCTGCCACGATACAAACGAGTGATCAGCAAATCCTCAAAAACATCAAACGGTCAAACATTTCACTCGATCAGCTGATTGAAGCTGCCAAAACGGCTCAGGGAGTTGGAGCGAACAGTTATTCGGAAGTGATTATGTGTCTTCCGGGTGATACGAGAGAAAAACATGTTGATTCCATATTGGCGCTCGTGGATTCCGATGTGAATTTTGTACGGATGTACCAACTGATGATGTTGCCGGGGTCGGAAATGTCTCAGAAACAAACTCGGAATGAATATGGCATGAAGACGAGCTATCGTGTGATGCCAAGGAATTTCGGTATCTATCGATTTCTTGAGGACACGTTCAGCTGTGGGGAAGTAGAAGAAATTTGTATCAGTAATGCGACGTTCTCATACCAGGATTATGTGGCCTGTCGAGAATTTCAATTAACCATTGAAATGTTTTATAACGGCGGGATTTTTCGTGAACTCATGCAACTGCTGAATCGAAAAGGCCTGACGACTTCTTCATTTATACAGGCGGTTCATGCCCATGCGGTCTCTCACGAGACCTTGCAGGGACTCTACAGAGGTTATGTGCAAGAAACCGAAGGCTCGCTGTGGAGCGATAAGGAAGAGGTCAAGACCTTATTAACCAACCCAGAGCAGGCTCGGCGATATGTGTCTGAAGAAGCCGGAAATAACGAACTCTTTAAATATCGAGCCTTAGGATATTTCTTTCACATTGATGCTCTTCATGAAGTTGCATTTCATATTGCTGCGCAGCTCCTCAAACAACATGCTCAGGATGATGAATTGACGGGTCAATACTTGGTGGAATTGAAAAGCTATAGCCTCCTCAAGAAACAGGGGATATTAGATCACGGACAATCTATCAATGAGTATTTCCATTTCAATTTTTCTGAACTCGAGGAGCAAGATTTCAAGCTTGATGTCGATCAGGTGTATTGCTCTGAAGGATTATCTTTCGAATTTTTTCAAGACGAGGAGCAACAAACCGCTATCGAAGGGTATCTCAAACAATATGGAAAGTCAGTCACGGGTCTAGGACGCATCTTGCTACGAAGTCACATTAAAACACTGTATCGAAGAATGAAGCCTGCCAGGGTTGCGGTCCAAGCTGAACGAGGACCTGTGTCATTGCCTCAACAATCAGTTGATAACAAGGCTGCAGTTGCATGATTGACAAGGTTCTCATCGTCGTTCCTCCGCTCGTGAATAGTGAAGGGAAGAAAGACTCCAGTCACCACCGTCCAGATTTTGAATCTTACCGATTGGTCTCGCCAATCGAACCGACCCTTGTCGCATCTGATTTACGAGAAAAAGGATTTGAGGTTCGAATTGTGGACTTAGGGGTCTACACCAATGATCGTTTTGATCATTTAGCGACGATAATTGAGAACTTTAAGCCCGATGCTGCTGTCGTGATTCAATCCATTTTGACCTTTGCCACAGCCCAAGATTGGGATGCTAAGCGAGTGTTTGACATAGCAAAGGAACAAATGCCCGATATCGTTACTATTTTAACAGGGGGGCATGCCAGTAATTACCCTGGACAAGCCGTCAAGGAAGGCATCTGTCAGTATTCGATTAAGGGGGAGGTCGATTTTGCTGTTAGTCAGCTGCTACTTGCCATCAATAACGGTAGCAATCTTTCCAGTGTTGCCGGTTTATCGTTTCAATATGAAAGTAAAGTCAGGGTTTCACATGAATATCCATTGGTCGATGTGAGTGAACTTCCCTTGCCAGCTTATGATCTCTTAGATGGGGACCATAAGCTTGGTTATTCCTCGGTTCTAGAATTTGGAAAAATTCGATTTCCTGAACGCAGTAATCAATATCGAGACATTATGACCTCCCGAAGTTGTCGACTGCGTTGTTCGTTTTGTAGCGTTGCTCATTTACGCGGGGAGAAACAGCGATATCGAAGAAAACCAGTGGAAAAGGTCATCCATGAAATAGAAGTCGCTCTTGAAGAGGGAATTAAAGAAATACACTTTTTTGATGATTTGTTTGCTGAAACAGAAACGCAGATACTGGAATTGACGAATGAAATCATGAAAAGAAACCTGAAATTTCCTTGGTTTGTCGCTCAAGGTATGCCACTTTGGCCTCTCACTCACCATGTCTTGAGTGCGATGAAAGAAGCTGGGATGTACCGGCTCATTTGTCCATTAGAGTCAGGGAATGATCGGGTATTGAAAAAGGTCATTGGCAAAAGTTTTTCGACAGTTCAGCATCACCATAACGTCATCATGTGGGCGCACGATCTCGGCTTAGAAGTCATTGGAATGTTTGTGATCGGCATGCCTGGAGAAACTCGTGAAGAGATTTTGGATACCTTGACGTTTGCCGAGGGCCATCCGGAAATCGATTATTCGGTCTTTTCCATCGCAACTCCCATGATGGGGACACGATTAATGAAAGCAGTAAGGAAGTCCGGGCAATTAGAAGATTCAGGGAAGATCAATCGAATTATTAAACGAACCGTTGCACTATATAGTACCGAGGCATTTAGCGAGTACGAGTTGGGAGTGATTCGGGCATTTGATTGGGATCGTATTAATTTTTCTTCAGAATCTCGTCGTGTGAAATATGCCGCGATGGTTGGCGTTAGTCTTCAGCAGCTCGAGGAGCTCAGGACGCATGCGAAAGACACCTTCTTTCACTTTTTCCCAAACTATGACGGTCCTTGGTCTTTTCGAGAGCTGTATTACCAACCAGATCTTTATCGATCGATTGCCCCGAAAATTGCTTAAGGCAAAAATTTATAACGCGTCATGACGTGGCTCTCGGCACGACAGTAAAAGCAAAATCTTTTTAAGACGTGTATATGTAGAACCACGCAACAAAAAACAAGGAGAAGGTTAATGAGTGAAGTGAATCTGTTAGATCGGTATCCGCAGGCAACACGACCAATCGAGGAACGAGGGGCACATATTCAAGAAGATCATCGTCAGATCGCACGTCAATTTGGAAGAGAATACTTCGATGGAGATCGTCTACATGGATACGGTGGCTATTCATATCATCCCAGATTTTGGCGGGAAACGGTTAAGCGGTTTCGAGATTTCTACGGTTTGACGAATGAATCCAGCGTGTTAGATGTCGGCTGTGCCAAAGGATACATGCTCCACGACTTCAAGGAACTTCTTCCTGGATTGACCATCGCTGGTATCGATATCTCACCTTATGCACTCGAACACAGTCTTGAGTCCGTGCGGTCTGATCTTCAGCTTGGCAATGCGAAAGACTTACCATTTGCAGACAACTCTTTTGATTTAGTCATTTCGATCAATACCATTCATAATCTCGATTTAGAAGAATGCCGACAGGCATTGAAGGAAATTCAACGCGTATCGAGAGGTCCGGCTTTTGTTACGATGGATGCATGGAGGAATGAAGAGGAGCGAGAGCGGTTACTCAAGTGGAATCTCACTGCGTTGACCTACATGGATGTGCAAGATTGGGAAAAAGTCTTTGAAGACGTGAAATACACAGGGGATTATTACTGGTTTATTGCCGCGTGATGGACGAAACAATCATGAAAACGGAGTCGAAGAAGAAAATCAATGACGATCATCGTCCTTCCCTCGTTGGGGTATCGACGACGCAAGCCGCCGTGTTAACTCAAATTGGTTCTCCTCTCTCCATTATGACTCTTTCTCTGCCCCCGTTGAATCCGGGACAGGTGCTAGTCCAGGTGACATACAGTGGCCTCTGTCGGACTCAAATGATGGAGATGCAGGGAAAGAAAGGACCTGACAGGTATTTGCCCCATACGTTGGGACATGAAGGGTCTGGGATTGTCATGGATGTCGGATCGGCGGTCAAGAAGGTTAAGCCTGGAGACCATGTCATCTTGTCATGGATCAAAGGTACGGGGGCCGAAGTTTCGTCAACACAATACCAGAGTGACATGGGCATCATTCATTCAGGTGCCGTCAGTACGTTTATGAGGCATACGATTACTTGTGAAAATCGAGTGACGCCTATTCCGTCATCAATGCCCCTGCGAGAAGCTGCGTTGTTGGGCTGTGCGGTCCCGACGGGTGCAGGCATTGTTTTCAATACGGCACAGATTCAACCTGGAAGTCGTGTGGCGGTCTTTGGGCTTGGAGGCATTGGACTGAGTGTGTTGTTGGCCGCCAGTAGTGTAAAGGTCAAGTCTCTTATCGCGGTTGATATCTATGATCACAAATTGGAACAAGCCCGTTTGTTGGGTGCGACGCACACATTCAATGCACGGTCAACGAATGTGAAAAAAGAAATCATGGACATGACCGACAATCAAGGTGTCGATTATGCGATTGAAGCGGTCGGACGTCGGGAAGCCATGGAGGACGCATTTCATGTCGTGCGGCCCAAAGGCGGATTGTGCGTCCTTGCGGGGAATGTCGCATACGGAGAAAAAATGTCCATCGATCCGTTCGATTTAATCAAAGGGAAACGACTGATTGGTACCTGGGGAGGCGAATCGGTTCCTGAACGTGACTTTCAACAGTATGTAGAGAGATTTTTAAACGGCGATTTTCCGTTGATGCGTCTCATCACACACGAGCAACCACTCGAAGAAATCAATCGAGTAATTGAGGCGATGGAAATGGGGCAGGTTGGCCGAGCTTTGATAACAATGAGATAAGGTTTATGGAGGCAATTGAATTATTCACTGCCTGGCTTATGAAGAATTGTAACCTTTTTCAATAATAGCTCCTTTATGTCTCAGCTCTCTCTTTCTGCCGTCATGGCAAATTATAACCATGGTTGCTACCTGCGTGATATGTTGTCGTCCATATTAGGGCAGAGCCGGAGACCGGAAGAATTCATCGTCATTGACGATGGGTCAACCGATCATAGTGTGTCAATTATGGAAGAAATGAGCGCACAGGATCCCATTATGAGATTTGTCCGTCACGATCAAAATCAGGGCGGCGTCGAATCGGTGAGAGAAGCCATTGGGTTGTCTTCAGGAGAATATTTAAGCATTCCCTCAGCGGACGATAAATATTCGACTGAATTTTACGAAAAAGAAATGGACATACTCGCTCAATTTCCTGAGGCGGGGCTCTGTATGTCTGATTATTCTTTTTTGTTCGTCGAATCAGGAAAAGAAGTTACCAAACGGCACGAATGGGGTGACACCTCCCGGTATTTTTCGCCAGACGAACTGGCTCACGTGATGAACGGAAATTACATTGCAGGGATAACCGCTATTTTGAAACGTTCCGCCGTTGAAGAAGTTGGTGGGTTTTTAGAGTCATTAAAATGGCACTGTGATTGGTTCACAAATTTAGCTGTGGGATTTAGGTATGGGGTATGTTATGTGCCTGAAGCATTGGGTGTCATTCGCGTGCAAAATCGTAGCTATTCTGCGTCCGGAAAGCGAGATTGGAGTGAGCAAAAAATAGTTCTTCATCGGATACTTTCGTTGTTGAAAGGTTTAGAATTTCAGGACATCCTTCCGTATTTTATTAAGGGCAAAGTGATGAATCATTTCGGTGATGAAATTATTCGCGCTGTGCTCGAGGCGCCTGAGCATTGGGATCTGAAGACCTTACAACTCATTCACTACCCGTGGTGGCAGTGGAGTCAGCATATTCAAAGAAAAACCGCCACGAAAAGAGGATGGGCGGCGCTTTCTCCATTGGAGCCAAACGTCGCGTTTACGGCTGGATGTTGCGATGAGGCAATTGCCCGAGCATCCCTCAACGAGGCATTGCCACTGGGAATGCAATTCCTGCGGGAAGTCCCCGAGAGAGTCGAAGCATATCTTTCTTTAGCGTTTACTGCATTTGCCTTAAACAATATCAACATTGCCGTCGAGACGTTGAAAAACGGAATATCCAGGTTTCCGGATTATCTCCCACTACATCATGGCTTGGCGGAAACGTATTCACGCTTGGGAGAAACCGAATTGGCCATGAAGAGCTATAAAAACATGCTTGAGCTCGATCCCGAGAACTCCCAAGCTGAGCGAGGACTTCATGATCTGCGAATGCTTGCACCAGCTGTTCAGGAAATTTATTCCTCACCTAAACAAGGTGAGATTTCCACGGGGTGTCAACAAGACTCACTCATGATCAACTGT
The genomic region above belongs to Nitrospirales bacterium and contains:
- a CDS encoding zinc-binding dehydrogenase, giving the protein MKTESKKKINDDHRPSLVGVSTTQAAVLTQIGSPLSIMTLSLPPLNPGQVLVQVTYSGLCRTQMMEMQGKKGPDRYLPHTLGHEGSGIVMDVGSAVKKVKPGDHVILSWIKGTGAEVSSTQYQSDMGIIHSGAVSTFMRHTITCENRVTPIPSSMPLREAALLGCAVPTGAGIVFNTAQIQPGSRVAVFGLGGIGLSVLLAASSVKVKSLIAVDIYDHKLEQARLLGATHTFNARSTNVKKEIMDMTDNQGVDYAIEAVGRREAMEDAFHVVRPKGGLCVLAGNVAYGEKMSIDPFDLIKGKRLIGTWGGESVPERDFQQYVERFLNGDFPLMRLITHEQPLEEINRVIEAMEMGQVGRALITMR
- a CDS encoding glycosyltransferase; amino-acid sequence: MSQLSLSAVMANYNHGCYLRDMLSSILGQSRRPEEFIVIDDGSTDHSVSIMEEMSAQDPIMRFVRHDQNQGGVESVREAIGLSSGEYLSIPSADDKYSTEFYEKEMDILAQFPEAGLCMSDYSFLFVESGKEVTKRHEWGDTSRYFSPDELAHVMNGNYIAGITAILKRSAVEEVGGFLESLKWHCDWFTNLAVGFRYGVCYVPEALGVIRVQNRSYSASGKRDWSEQKIVLHRILSLLKGLEFQDILPYFIKGKVMNHFGDEIIRAVLEAPEHWDLKTLQLIHYPWWQWSQHIQRKTATKRGWAALSPLEPNVAFTAGCCDEAIARASLNEALPLGMQFLREVPERVEAYLSLAFTAFALNNINIAVETLKNGISRFPDYLPLHHGLAETYSRLGETELAMKSYKNMLELDPENSQAERGLHDLRMLAPAVQEIYSSPKQGEISTGCQQDSLMINCSTKSRPKFSIVTPSFNCGSLIRHCIESVLRQNFESVEHIVVDGASKDSTVDILKEYPHVTWISEPDNGEVEALNKALKMATGDIIGWLNADDCYVDGALTRVAAEMTVIPDCHLVYGKTMFINDDRQPTHWVMPAVPVNMVTLPRWFRLNLFQPSMFFSRKLFEDVGYFDQRLSYGVDYQYWFRIAMKKYSFHFLDHVFSQSMIYRSGGKTETPYAVKAKEWFNICTDYLPCLTSGEQIQFFKDFYAFRISMSKTYYDDAPIETPDTSEKLSGLILAFKELINISPETFFSVLIKTPQLITADIIGAFAENLYRHGEFTEAKKAFEWALALESCDPFVRKRFGISPLDSVGDETVPT
- a CDS encoding cobalamin-dependent protein (Presence of a B(12) (cobalamin)-binding domain implies dependence on cobalamin itself, in one of its several forms, or in some unusual lineages, dependence on a cobalamin-like analog.); the protein is MKKTISFADLTHTGQLIASNTFPYGASLIAEYIQQEIPDYFESFVCKYPEDLSQYLDHVIPDLACFSNYSWNFSLAYEFCTRIKEHSPDTITIFGGPNFPISNEEQAEFLLDHPNIDFYIQFEGEQAMVSLLQELKACDWDCKRFKRTRTKLSNTHYRIDDTVIHGELGPRIAKLGDIPSPYLSGRCDKFFDGVLIPMLQTNRGCPFLCTFCTEGQSFYNKVNKYSRERIFRDLDYIAERVTVPDLYIVDSNFGMFKEDLEVCRYISDLQKTYGWPKYLHVSTGKNNKELVLEAASILDGAMSFSATIQTSDQQILKNIKRSNISLDQLIEAAKTAQGVGANSYSEVIMCLPGDTREKHVDSILALVDSDVNFVRMYQLMMLPGSEMSQKQTRNEYGMKTSYRVMPRNFGIYRFLEDTFSCGEVEEICISNATFSYQDYVACREFQLTIEMFYNGGIFRELMQLLNRKGLTTSSFIQAVHAHAVSHETLQGLYRGYVQETEGSLWSDKEEVKTLLTNPEQARRYVSEEAGNNELFKYRALGYFFHIDALHEVAFHIAAQLLKQHAQDDELTGQYLVELKSYSLLKKQGILDHGQSINEYFHFNFSELEEQDFKLDVDQVYCSEGLSFEFFQDEEQQTAIEGYLKQYGKSVTGLGRILLRSHIKTLYRRMKPARVAVQAERGPVSLPQQSVDNKAAVA
- a CDS encoding class I SAM-dependent methyltransferase produces the protein MSEVNLLDRYPQATRPIEERGAHIQEDHRQIARQFGREYFDGDRLHGYGGYSYHPRFWRETVKRFRDFYGLTNESSVLDVGCAKGYMLHDFKELLPGLTIAGIDISPYALEHSLESVRSDLQLGNAKDLPFADNSFDLVISINTIHNLDLEECRQALKEIQRVSRGPAFVTMDAWRNEEERERLLKWNLTALTYMDVQDWEKVFEDVKYTGDYYWFIAA
- a CDS encoding B12-binding domain-containing radical SAM protein, giving the protein MIDKVLIVVPPLVNSEGKKDSSHHRPDFESYRLVSPIEPTLVASDLREKGFEVRIVDLGVYTNDRFDHLATIIENFKPDAAVVIQSILTFATAQDWDAKRVFDIAKEQMPDIVTILTGGHASNYPGQAVKEGICQYSIKGEVDFAVSQLLLAINNGSNLSSVAGLSFQYESKVRVSHEYPLVDVSELPLPAYDLLDGDHKLGYSSVLEFGKIRFPERSNQYRDIMTSRSCRLRCSFCSVAHLRGEKQRYRRKPVEKVIHEIEVALEEGIKEIHFFDDLFAETETQILELTNEIMKRNLKFPWFVAQGMPLWPLTHHVLSAMKEAGMYRLICPLESGNDRVLKKVIGKSFSTVQHHHNVIMWAHDLGLEVIGMFVIGMPGETREEILDTLTFAEGHPEIDYSVFSIATPMMGTRLMKAVRKSGQLEDSGKINRIIKRTVALYSTEAFSEYELGVIRAFDWDRINFSSESRRVKYAAMVGVSLQQLEELRTHAKDTFFHFFPNYDGPWSFRELYYQPDLYRSIAPKIA